One window of Candidatus Mycobacterium wuenschmannii genomic DNA carries:
- a CDS encoding DUF1304 domain-containing protein, whose product MITAALVFAGLAALLHVYIFTMESLTWTSKRTRAAFGTTAEEAETTKLLAFNQGFYNLFLAIVGAVGIVAIELGHTDIGAALIFAGVGSMAAAAVVLLASAPDKARAALTQGLFPAIAVVLLVAGLH is encoded by the coding sequence ATGATCACTGCCGCACTGGTATTCGCCGGGCTGGCCGCGCTGCTGCACGTCTACATCTTCACGATGGAGTCGCTGACATGGACCAGCAAGCGCACCCGGGCCGCGTTCGGTACCACCGCCGAGGAGGCGGAGACCACCAAACTCCTCGCGTTCAACCAGGGGTTCTACAACCTGTTTCTCGCCATTGTCGGCGCTGTCGGCATTGTGGCAATCGAATTGGGGCACACGGACATTGGCGCGGCACTGATCTTCGCCGGCGTCGGCTCGATGGCCGCGGCGGCCGTCGTGCTGCTGGCGTCTGCACCGGACAAGGCACGGGCGGCATTGACCCAGGGCCTCTTTCCGGCGATCGCGGTGGTGTTACTGGTCGCCGGCCTGCACTAG
- the ruvB gene encoding Holliday junction branch migration DNA helicase RuvB, with the protein MSPDDDEPEDREVSAALTVGEGDVDASLRPRSLGEFIGQPRVREQLQLVIEGAKNRGGTPDHILLSGPPGLGKTSLAMIIAAELGSSLRVTSGPALERAGDLAAMLSNLVENDVLFIDEIHRIARPAEEMLYLAMEDFRVDVVVGKGPGATSIPLEVAPFTLVGATTRSGALTGPLRDRFGFTAHMDFYEPAELERVLSRSARILGIELGREAGAEIARRSRGTPRIANRLLRRVRDYAEVRADGVITRDVAKAALAVYDVDELGLDRLDRAVLSALTRSFGGGPVGVSTLAVAVGEEATTVEEVCEPFLVRAGMIARTPRGRVATPQAWTHLGMTPPPRASGLGQTGLFE; encoded by the coding sequence ATGAGCCCCGACGACGACGAACCCGAAGACCGGGAGGTCTCCGCGGCGCTGACCGTCGGCGAGGGCGACGTCGACGCCAGCCTGCGCCCGCGATCGCTCGGGGAGTTCATCGGTCAACCGCGGGTGCGCGAGCAGTTGCAGCTGGTTATCGAAGGGGCCAAGAACCGCGGCGGCACACCGGATCACATCCTGCTGTCGGGCCCGCCGGGGCTGGGCAAGACGTCGCTGGCGATGATCATCGCCGCCGAGCTCGGGTCCTCGCTGCGGGTGACGTCGGGGCCGGCGCTGGAGCGCGCCGGCGATCTGGCGGCGATGCTCTCCAACCTCGTCGAGAACGACGTGCTATTCATCGACGAGATCCACCGCATCGCCCGGCCCGCCGAAGAGATGCTGTATCTGGCGATGGAGGATTTCCGGGTCGACGTCGTTGTAGGCAAAGGCCCTGGGGCAACGTCGATTCCGCTCGAAGTCGCGCCGTTCACTCTGGTCGGGGCGACCACCCGGTCGGGCGCGCTGACCGGTCCGCTGCGGGACAGGTTCGGCTTCACCGCGCACATGGACTTCTACGAACCGGCCGAGTTGGAGCGGGTGTTGAGCCGCTCCGCGAGAATCCTGGGCATCGAGTTGGGTCGCGAGGCGGGCGCGGAGATCGCACGCCGTTCGCGGGGGACCCCACGCATCGCCAACCGGCTGCTGCGCCGGGTGCGCGACTACGCCGAGGTGCGGGCCGACGGCGTGATCACTCGCGACGTCGCCAAGGCGGCGTTGGCGGTCTACGACGTCGACGAGCTCGGCCTCGACCGGCTGGACCGCGCGGTGCTGTCGGCGCTGACCCGCAGCTTCGGTGGCGGCCCGGTCGGGGTGTCGACGCTCGCGGTGGCTGTGGGCGAAGAAGCCACCACGGTCGAAGAGGTGTGCGAGCCTTTCCTGGTGCGGGCGGGCATGATTGCCCGCACACCGCGCGGCAGGGTCGCAACCCCGCAGGCGTGGACGCACTTAGGGATGACACCACCCCCGCGCGCCAGCGGTTTGGGGCAGACGGGACTGTTCGAGTAG